The sequence below is a genomic window from Microbacterium abyssi.
GTTTGGGAGTTTACGACGGAACCCTGCGATCCGTTTACGTACTGGACATCACTGGGCTGAGTCAGCACACCGGTGATAACAGGGGGCCTGGAACCCTGGAACTCACTCCGGGATCGACCGCCGACCTTCCGAACTGCTGGGGCACCGTCACCTGGGAGATCGCCTTTCCGGAGAATCCTGTGAAGCGCTTCGCGTCGCTGCAAACGCAACGCGACCCATCCGCTGGCGGGGTGCTTGCATTCGCACTCCTCGCGACACTGGGACTTTTCGCTGGGCTGCTGGTTCCGCGTCGGCGTCTCTGGGTGAAGGCACGGGTCGTGCCGGACGGTGTTGGCATCGAGTACGCCGAACTCGCGCGGGGTGAGGGTCCCGCGCCGACATGCGTTGTCACGAAATTCGCCACACGGCGCACGTCCGCTACCACCGCAGGCGATGCCTTCTCTTTGGGTCCGGTGCGATGAACGATTGGACCCCTGACGTACCTCCCACTCTTGAGACGCTGATCGCGCCAACAGCAACACCGTTTCCCGTGCTGCCCCTCATTGCGGTGCTGCTCGCGGTCGTGTATCTGGTTGGAGCGCTCAGGCTGTGGGTGAAAGGTCGACGGTGGCCGCTCTGGCGGACCATCAGCTTCCTTCTCGGCTGCGTCCTCCTCGCCGCCGTCACCGGCCTCGGGGTTGAGGCATACGGGTACGCAATGGTGTCCGTCTTCATGTTCCAGCAGCTCACACTGATGATGACGGTGCCGCCGCTGTTGGTCCTCGGTTCACCGGGAAACCTGCTGCTGCGAGCGACCCCGCATCGCGGCATCGGACGCATTGTCCTCCAATGCGCGCACATCGGGTTGCGGAGTCGCGCTGGGAGATGGGCGCTCAGTCCCTGGTGCACCGTGCCGCTCTACCTGCTGGCGTTCTATGGGCTCTACCTGGCGGGCTCTGCCGACATCATTCTCGCGCTGACCGGCGGGCACATCGCGCTCGAGGTCGCATTCCTCGTCGCTGGAGTTCTGTTCACCATTCCTGTGCTGTCCTCCGATCCGCTGCCCATCAGGATGGGCCACGGCGGACGTGCACTCGATGTCTTCGCGGAGGCCGCACTTCATGCGTTTTTCGGAGTGTTTCTGATGATGGGGAGCACGATTCTCGTCGGCTCCTTCGTCTCCTCGACCGAGATTCTCGGCATCGACCCGCTCGAGGACCAACGTCTCGCCGGTGGGCTCGCGTGGTCGTACGGTGAGGCGCCTACAGTGCTGATGTTGATATACGTCATGCACAGGTGGTTTCGTGACGATACGGCTACCGCTGCTGCCGCAGATCGGTACGTCGACGCGCACGGCAATGCAGAACTCGATGCCTACAACCAATACCTGAACAAGCTGAGCTCCGGTGACGTTGAACGCTGACTCTTCGATGGTTCACCTGGCGCAGCGAGAGCGGCGACCCTCCCCACGTGGGGCTGCGCCGCGAATCATCCCGCCGACGTTGCCACTTCGCTTCGCGGTGGTCGCGGCGCTCCTTGCCGGCACGTCCTTGGACCTCGCCTACCCCGAAATCGGCTGGTGGCCGGTTGCTTTCGTGAGCGTGACGGTCGCGCTCTGGACGCTGCGAGGGCGTTCGCTCCCGGCCGCGTTCCTTGTTTCGCTCCTCTTCGGTGCGTCTTTCTATTTCACACACCTCGTGTGGGTGTCGAAGTTCCTGGGGCCGGTACCCTGGGTGGCACTGGCGGGCCTGGAATCGATGCTGTTCGGCGCCGGTGGCGTCTTGATCGCTCTCGCGTACCGGCTCGCCCTCTCCTCGCGAGGTCTCTCAACGGTCGCACCAGCAATGGTGGCCGGCCTCTGGGTGCTGCGAGAAACCGTGATGGGCAGCTGGCCATACGGTGGCTTCCCCTGGGCGCGGACAGGTCTCACTCTCGTTGACAGTCCCTTCGTCGCCGCCGCCTCATGGGTTGGCACGACAGGGCTGTCCTTCCTGATGGTGTTTATCTGCGCGAGCGTCCTACAGGCATTGAGTCAGCGTCGACGGCGAGGGTCGATTCCCGCCGTGCTGGTTGTACTCCTTACCGTGCTCATCCCGCTGTTCCCCACAGAGCAAGTCGGGACCATGAGGATCGGGTGGGTGCAAGGCAACGGCCCGAGTGGCTATTTCGACGCCAAATCTGCTGGAGCCATCCTCGACGCGCAGGAAGCGGCGAGTACCCCGCTGGCCGGACGCCAGATGGATCTTCTTGTATGGCCTGAGGGATCCGTCGATTCTGACCCGCTCCGCGACGCGGAGACCGCCGCCAGGCTTGACCGACTCGTCCGCGACATGGGAGCACCCGCGTTGGCGAACGCAGCAACACAGCGTGAGGGGCACACATTCAACACCTCACTGCTGTGGGGAGGGGACGGTCCGGTGCAACTCCACGACAAAACCAACCCGGTGCCGTTCGGTGAGTATGTTCCAGATCGATGGTTCTATGAAGCCGTCGCTCCCGACCTCATCGGCCTGATCCAGCGGGAGTACACCCCGGGTTCAAATGCACCTGTCATGGACGTCGCAAACATGCGCATCGGATTGGCGATCTGCTTCGACGTGATCTACGACGACGTCATCCGAGAAAGCGCGATGGCCGGAGCGCAGCTATACGTGTTCCAGACGAACAACGCCGACTTCCGAGGAACGGACGAGAACCTGCAACAACTGGCTACCGCACGCATGCGTGCCATCGAGACCGGTCGGACGGTCGTGAACGTCTCCACCACGGGCACCAGCCAGATCATCCGTAACGACGGAACGGTGCTCTCGGAACTATCCGTGGACACAACCGGAGCGCAGATCAGCGAAGTGCCCCGCCACACCGGCATCACCCCCGCAGTGGCACTGATGCCGTGGATCGGCCCAGTCCTCGGCGGCGCAAGCCTGTTGGCGCTGCTGATTGCCACCTTTGCCCTGCGCCACACTCGCAATACCGGCGGCGCAAGCCGCGAACGGAACAACCTATGAAAACTACGACTCGGCTCCTTATCGCCTCCGCCGCCGCAGCGGTGATGGTGGGACTCAGCGGCTGCGCATCCACGATCCATATGGAACCGGCGGTGGAAGCCAATGACCCGCTGTGTGCGGAAGTTACCGTGCGTCTTCCGGACTCAGTTGGCGATCAAAGCCGCGTCTGGACGGACGCTCAGGCGACAGCTGCGTGGGGAACGCCTAGCAGCGTACTCATCACCTGCGGCCTGGAGCCGCCTGCCCCTACAACACAGCAGTGCGTCAGCCTGAGCGGCGTGGACTGGATCGTTGACGAATCCGAGACGCCCAAGCTGCGCCTGACAACGTACGGACGGGAGCCTGCCGTGCAGGTGTACGTGGACACGACGATCCTGTCTGCTGACAGTGTCCTTCAATCGCTGGCCGGAGCCGTCCAGCAACTGCCGAAGACTAGCGAGTGCACAACGCCAGCCGCCCAAGAGGACGACGCACAGGGCGGGGAAAGTACACCGTGAGTCCGGCTTTCCTCCGCCTGACCGGGCCGACGATCCTGCTCGTCGCCGCAATCATCGCCACCGCCATCGCACTGATGATCGGCGGCGGCGCGGACCCCCGCTTCACCAACGACCCAGGTGCTCTGGTGCGCTGGGGCCTTCCGTTCGCCAAGCTGTTCGTGAACGTGTCTGGCGCGGTAATGGCCGGAGCTCTCGTACTCACACTATTCGGACTCGCAGCCGGTACGAAGCCATTCAATATCGCGCTCGACGTCGCTTCCACAGGTGCTGCGGTACTCACCGTGGCAAGCGGGGCGGTCGCGTTCCTCACATTCCTGTCATCCTTCAACCCGCAAGTCAGCCTCGGATCAGAGTTCGGCGCGCAACTGGGACGCTTCCTTCTGGACACCGAGCTCGGGCGAGCATGGCTCATTACCGCCGTCCTGGCCGCTGCCGTCACAGTGCTCACATTTGCCGTGCGCGGGTACGGCGCCGTGCTCATCACTGCGCTGCTGGCCCTCATCAGCCTGGTACCCATGGCGACGCAAGGACACTCCGGCGACCTCGCCAATCACGACACCGCCGTCATGTCCCTCGTCCTACACGTCGTCTCGGCCGCCGTGTGGCTCGGTGGGTTGACGCTTCTTGTCGTCGTTCGCCCCGTCGTCCCGCAAACCTCCCTCGAAGACCTCCTCCTCAGATACTCGACGCTCGCGCTGGTCGCCTTCATCATCGTCGCCGTCTCGGGATACGCACGTGCACTCACAGCAATCGGACGATGGGAAGACCTGGCAACTCCGTATGGCTTCATCCTGCTCACGAAGATCGTCACTCTGCTGGCCATGGGTGTCCTTGGGGCGCTCTACCGGCGTCGCCTCATCGCGAAAGCTGGCGCAGGACGCGACATGTTCTGGGTATTCGTGTGTATCGAGCTGGCATTCATGGGGATTGCGAGTGGGGCGGCTGCCGCGCTTGCGCGAACGGCGGCGCCGGCCGACACGGCGCCCGTAGCAAAAACGACGGCCGCGGAGATCCTCACTGATGCGCCCGTGCCGCCCGACCTCACCGTAGAGCGCTGGTTCACCGCATGGAGTCCCGATCTCCTGTGGGTGTTCGTGGCCGCGTTCGGAGTGTTCTTCTACATGGCGGGCGTCCGGCGTCTCCGAAGCGAGCAACCTTGGCCCATGCTCCGCATCGTGAGTTGGATCGCCGCCATGGCGCTGCTCTTGTGGACGACCAGCGGCCCGATCGCCGTCTACGGCGACTATCTGATCAGCATGCGCCTTCTGTTGCTTGCCTTGTTGAGCCTCGTCATACCCCTTCTGCTTTCATCTGCGGCACCTCTCACTCTCGCGATCGCCGCCATCCGTCCACGAAAGGATGAAAGCCGAGGTATACGGGAGTGGATACTTCAGGCAGCCGAAAGCCCCGTGGCGCGACTGGCGTTGCACCCGGTCTTCGCCGCGACGTTGTTCGCTGGCTCGTTGTGGGTGGTCCATTACACCGACTTGTTGCGCTGGTCGCTGTATGACCAACTCGGCTACGAATGGCTGATCACCCATCTGCTCCTGACGGGGTGCGTGCTTGTCGCCGCGCTTTTCCGCACAGAAGAGTCGGCACCCCAACTCTCGCGCCAATGGCTGCTCAGCACGCTTATCGCGTTGACCCTGGTGTCCGCGCTGTTCGCCGTTGCCATCATTACCCGATCCGACCTCATGGTGTCGGAGTGGTTCGGCGCGATGGGCCGCACGTGGGGACTCACCCCGATGCAGGACCAGGCCGTCGGCGGAATCATTGCGCTGTCCATAGGAGGAACGCTTGCGGCACTAACAGCCGTAATGGTCATCCGCTGGAAGCACAGTAACCCGCGCACCGACACCGACGTCTTACAAGTCTCACGAAAGGACATTCACGCATGACTGCACGAAAAGCCCCCTGGTCTGCTGGAGCCATCATCGCCCTCGCTGCGTTGTCGGCCATCAGTGGCCCCACCCCGGCAGCCTTCGCGCATGACAACCTGCTGGAAGCCTCACCAGCTGCGGATGAGACCGTCACGGAGCTCGACGAGGTCATCCTCACCTTCAGCGGTGAGCTCGTCGATTTCAGCCGAGCAAGCTTCGCGCAGATACAGGACCCCGATGGGCTGTTCTATGAATCCACCTGCTCCACGATCGACCGCAACATCCTCTCAACCGCTGTGGAGCTCGGCGAACCAGGCATCTACTCCGTGGTGTGGAACGCCGTGTCCAGTGACGGACATCCCATCTCCGAGGGATACGAATTCACTTACGCACCGTCGGGCGACGTCGAGCCGGCTCTCGGCTGGGATCTACCGGCGTGTGGGAACGAGGACAGCCGCGCACAACCCGGAGCATCGGCTCCCGAGCCGACGACAGACACAGATGTCACAGCAAGCCCCGAAGCCTCGCCTTCGGCACTCCCGGATCAGGGAGACGAATCCGTGGGCATCGTGATCCCAATAATCATCGGAGCGGTCATTGTGGGCGTTGGAATCGTGTCAATTTCGCTCATGGTGGGCCAGATCCGAAAACGACGTGCCCGAGATTGAGCTTGAGGGATGCCACCGGTCATGGAAGAAGACACCTCCAGCGTGGGACGGCTCGTGAAGTGGCGATGGCGTCGTGGCCTCACAGTGGACTCTGGGTGAAAGCGCGGACGAGCTCTATTGGCGTGCATGTCGAGTACGCCGGGCCTCGCCCGAGGGGGAGACCCGCACGGCAGAGCGCGGTCGACGGGCTCGCGACCCGCCACGTGGCTGCACTGAGTGCGGCGAAAACTCGGGAGGACTCGGCGTGAACATCGAGTCGAAACGAAAGAAGTCAACTTTGGACGAACAATATGAGTCACCTGGAGGCGAACTGCACCCAGCTCTTCTGACTCGCCGCTGTCGCCGCCTCGACGCAACCCGGCGACAAAAGATGAGCCCCCGCCGCGAGCCGAGAGCCTCCACAGGAAGGCCGCGACTCTTCGCGGCGGTCAAACGGATGACGCGGACGATGACGATCCTCACAGCGGTGAGCGGACTGATCACCGCCTTCGCGCTGCCGTCATACGCCGCCATGCCTACGGACATCGAAAATCAGACTCTTCAACAGATCGGGGCAACTGCTGCGCAATCCCTGGTCGTCGCCTCAGATGTGTCGGTTCCCCCGCTCATACGGGGGAGTTTTTCGGCAACCACGCCAGAGGAGATCGCGCAGAAGAAGGCGGCCGAGGCTGCCTCCACACGTGCCAACGCCCAGCTCGCCACTGCCCGGTTCGAATTCAGCATGGTGACGCCAGGCAGCGGTGTCGTGCGCTGGCCCCTGGGTGGTCCCTTCACCTTGGGTGACGGCTTCGGCGCTCGAGGTGGGGTGCACATGGGCACGGATATGCTGGCCGCCGGCGGCACCCCGGTCTTCGCTTCCGTCGACGGTGTCGTGAGAATCTCGCAGGACAGCTACTCCGCTTATGGTGTGGCGGTCGTGCTGGAATCGGTCGTGAATGGCCAGCGGGTCCGAACGATTTACCCGCACATGCAAACCGGGAGCCGACAAGTCGCCGTCGGACAAAAGGTCTCCGCCGGGCAGCTGATCGGATTGGTCGGCAGCACGGGCCGCTCTACCGCGAACCACCTGCACTTCGAGGTGTACATCGAGGGAACCGCCGTAGATTCACTGGCCTGGCTTCAAGCGAACGCGGGCTGACTCATGTCTACCCCGAACCGCCTCGATCGATAGGGCGATCTCGCTATGAACGGAACCGACACGCTCTCCCTCGTCGGCATCTCGCTGCTGCTGGTCTGGGCGGCGATCGCCCACCTACTGTTCGCGTTCGTCGCCTACAGCGTCGACCTCTCCCTACGCGACCGCTTCTTCGGGTGCCGTCAGCAGATCGCCCGTCGGAATCAACCGATTGGGCGAAGCCATCGCAACGAGCACCTGACCGGCGCATCCCTATCGTCAGTCACCACGAAGCCCCTGCTCTGGCGGGTCAGATTGCGAGCGCGCGTCGCGTCGATCCACGCAAGCCATCGTCATCAGATTGGGTACGTCTTCGTCTAAGAAGACTCAGACGTAGACGCCTCGGGCCTCCATGAACCGGACCGGATTGGTGTACCCGCCGTTGATGTAGACCTCGAAGTGCAGGTGGCAGCCGAAGGAACGCCCGGTGTCACCGGCGTAGGCGATGACCTGACCGGAGCTCACCCATTGACCGCTGCGAACGATGATGCCGCCGGGCTTGATGTGCGCGTACCCGGTGCTGACGCCTCCGCCGTGTTGGATTCGGATGTAGTTGCCATAGTTTCCGTTCGGTCCGGCGTAGTCGACGGTGCCGGAGTTTGCGGCGTAGATCGCTGCGCCGCACCCGTTGGCGAGGTCTGCGCCGTAGTGGTAGCTCGACGAGCAGCCCTGAGAGCCACAGATCGGAGTACGCGGACCGTAGCTTGAGCTCCGAGCGCCGCCATGAGGGCGCACCCAGCCGGGGGATCCTCCTGCCCCGCCGCCTCCGCTGTTCCCGCCAGCGTTGGCCGCGGCTTCGGCGGCTTCGCGTGCGCGGCGCGCCTTCTCCTCTGCGGCGCGGGCGGCAACCCCGGCTTGGTAGTCAGACACGGTCTGGGTGGTGGTGTCTTTCAGGGCGGCGAGCTGAGCCTTCATCGTTTCGAGGTTCGCGGCCTGCTCGTCGAGCGCAACCTGTGCTGCCGCTGCCGCGTCCTGTGCTGCGACCATTTTCTGTTCAGCGACCTGCTGCAGGCGGTCGCGCTCGTCGCGGCCAACTTTCGCTTGGTCAGTCAACGATTGAGCGGAGTTGCGCGCCGAGATCGCCTCATCGTAGACCGACTGGTTGTACTCGAGAAGCTTGTCCATGGTGCCCAAACGCGAGAGCAATTCGTCAGCATTGGCCGCTGAGCCGGCAAAGAAGAGCTTGAGAACAGTGTCGTCACCGCCGTCGCGATAGAGCTGGGCTGCGACCTGACCCGCCTTGCGGGCCGAAGCATCCGCAATCTCGGCCTGCTCGTCGGCCTGCGATTGCAGGCTCTCAGCCTCGGTGATCGAGGCGAAATACTCCTGCTGTGCGGTGTAGAACTCATCTGATGCCGTTTTGGCGGCAGCTTGCGTCTCGGCGACCTTCTGCGTCAGGGACTGGATCAGCCCGTTGATACGGGTGATCTCAGCGGTCTTGGCGGCTTCGTTGTTCTTGGCTCGTTGCACGTCGTCCCAGCTGGGATACGACGCGGCGTACGCGACCGAGATACCGGAACTGAAGCCGAATGCGGCGAGGGCGGCGACGCCGAGGACTCCGAGCCCGAACGCTCCGCGTCGGCTCACGTCCTTCTTCCAAAGGGAGTCGCGTTCGGCGAGTGTAGGTGCACAGCCGCACTCCTCGGCTGCTGCTGCCACAGGATCCTTCGTCTTCTCGTTCACACAGCCCCTTCTGTCGGTCCTACAGGTTCACAAGAACGACCGGTCTCGCAGATATGCGTGGGAGCGGAGATCGCTTCAGCCCATGCTGACGTGTCCATCGTGCTTTGGAATGCCAGCGGCACAACGTCGCTCGCCCTCGATGCTCGATATTCACCGAGCATCACTGACACCAATACATTTGGCAGTCGCACCATCCAGCCCGACCTCTCGTCATCGTGACCGATTCTTCTGATCGATCTGTTCGAGATAGGCGTTGTACGCTTCCAGCTCGGCGTCTTCTTGGGACTCGTTCAAGCGTGCACGGCGACGATCGCGTGAATGCCAACGGGAGAGGCAGACGATGAGCACAATGAGCAGCGGCAGCTCGGCATAGGTCCACAGCAGCATCCCGCCGATGGCTTGGTCGTAAGCCGGATCCACCCCTTGCTGCGGGGTTGTGTACGCGGCGAGCAGCGGGGTGCCCGCTCGGATCAGGATGAGCCCGAGAACGGCGTGAATCTGTATCTCCACGAAGATGTCGACGAGCCGCGCCGGAAACGAGGGCGCCCTCGGAAGCGGGTCCGAGGACCACAGCGGCACGGCTGCAACGATGCCCGCAACCAAAAAGAAGGCGAGGAGGAGGTCGGCTCCGACCCGTGTCGCCATCACCAAGCTGATGAGGTCCGTTAGGTAGAGGGCAGGGAACACCGCGAGAGCGATCACGATGGGCATGAGTGGGTGCAGCAGCGCACGCGCCCATCGCGATCGGAGCCCGGCGTGAGCCGCCCGCAAGACGAGACGTCCTGCTCCGTGGTGCGGGGTGCTGCGGAGCAGGAGACGACCGGGAGAACCGGCGATGAGAAGCGGGGGGATGACGGTCATCGCCGTGATCTGCTGGAACATCAACGCGGTGAGCGAGACGCTCGCGTAACGGTTCACGCCGAACGTGGCGATCATGAACATCAGCGCACAGCCGAGGACGAATGCGATCGTCCTCGGCACGGCCCACCGCCTGCGGTGCGTCCACATCCAGATCGCACCGTGCACATACCACCCGCACAGCAGCAATGCCGCCACCGCGACGATGGGAGAAGCGCCTGTGGGGTCGAAACGGAACCATTCAGGGAAGAAGGGAAGGATCGCGTCAGTCAACACACCGTCTCCTTGGCTCGTTCGCGGTGATTGTTGTCCGGACAAGGGCGAGCGGGAGCCGCTCGTGAGCGTCGCGAAGAACCAGCGGGCGACCCCTCATCAGCTCCACGGTCCCGTCCTCCGTCCTAAATAAGGGAGACTGTGCGTTCTCAGTCTTCGTAGGCGGATGAGAAGCGTTTGGCGGGCGCTTCGATCCCTTCCAGTTGTGCCACCTGGACCTACGTTGTTTGGGGGTGTGGGATTGGTGTTCATGACCTGGCCGCCCTGACGGTCGTACTGGGAAGTGAGCGTTTGCAAGATCTTCAGAGCCCTGAGTACGAGTGCAGGCCGGGGATGAAGACGTTCACGATGGCGTAGTTGAAGATGACGGCGAGGAAACCGATGATCGCCAGCCACGCGGAACGTGTACCACGCCATCCTCGGGTGGCTCGTGCATGGATGTATCCGGCGTAGATG
It includes:
- a CDS encoding cytochrome c biogenesis protein ResB is translated as MRPSGRFDNEPKTALRCSDSLPFLPQDSNMTLGIIKPPDENPDITFIVYSGGLGVYDGTLRSVYVLDITGLSQHTGDNRGPGTLELTPGSTADLPNCWGTVTWEIAFPENPVKRFASLQTQRDPSAGGVLAFALLATLGLFAGLLVPRRRLWVKARVVPDGVGIEYAELARGEGPAPTCVVTKFATRRTSATTAGDAFSLGPVR
- a CDS encoding cytochrome c oxidase assembly protein → MNDWTPDVPPTLETLIAPTATPFPVLPLIAVLLAVVYLVGALRLWVKGRRWPLWRTISFLLGCVLLAAVTGLGVEAYGYAMVSVFMFQQLTLMMTVPPLLVLGSPGNLLLRATPHRGIGRIVLQCAHIGLRSRAGRWALSPWCTVPLYLLAFYGLYLAGSADIILALTGGHIALEVAFLVAGVLFTIPVLSSDPLPIRMGHGGRALDVFAEAALHAFFGVFLMMGSTILVGSFVSSTEILGIDPLEDQRLAGGLAWSYGEAPTVLMLIYVMHRWFRDDTATAAAADRYVDAHGNAELDAYNQYLNKLSSGDVER
- the lnt gene encoding apolipoprotein N-acyltransferase, which codes for MVAALLAGTSLDLAYPEIGWWPVAFVSVTVALWTLRGRSLPAAFLVSLLFGASFYFTHLVWVSKFLGPVPWVALAGLESMLFGAGGVLIALAYRLALSSRGLSTVAPAMVAGLWVLRETVMGSWPYGGFPWARTGLTLVDSPFVAAASWVGTTGLSFLMVFICASVLQALSQRRRRGSIPAVLVVLLTVLIPLFPTEQVGTMRIGWVQGNGPSGYFDAKSAGAILDAQEAASTPLAGRQMDLLVWPEGSVDSDPLRDAETAARLDRLVRDMGAPALANAATQREGHTFNTSLLWGGDGPVQLHDKTNPVPFGEYVPDRWFYEAVAPDLIGLIQREYTPGSNAPVMDVANMRIGLAICFDVIYDDVIRESAMAGAQLYVFQTNNADFRGTDENLQQLATARMRAIETGRTVVNVSTTGTSQIIRNDGTVLSELSVDTTGAQISEVPRHTGITPAVALMPWIGPVLGGASLLALLIATFALRHTRNTGGASRERNNL
- a CDS encoding DUF3515 family protein produces the protein MEPAVEANDPLCAEVTVRLPDSVGDQSRVWTDAQATAAWGTPSSVLITCGLEPPAPTTQQCVSLSGVDWIVDESETPKLRLTTYGREPAVQVYVDTTILSADSVLQSLAGAVQQLPKTSECTTPAAQEDDAQGGESTP
- a CDS encoding cytochrome c oxidase assembly protein; this translates as MSPAFLRLTGPTILLVAAIIATAIALMIGGGADPRFTNDPGALVRWGLPFAKLFVNVSGAVMAGALVLTLFGLAAGTKPFNIALDVASTGAAVLTVASGAVAFLTFLSSFNPQVSLGSEFGAQLGRFLLDTELGRAWLITAVLAAAVTVLTFAVRGYGAVLITALLALISLVPMATQGHSGDLANHDTAVMSLVLHVVSAAVWLGGLTLLVVVRPVVPQTSLEDLLLRYSTLALVAFIIVAVSGYARALTAIGRWEDLATPYGFILLTKIVTLLAMGVLGALYRRRLIAKAGAGRDMFWVFVCIELAFMGIASGAAAALARTAAPADTAPVAKTTAAEILTDAPVPPDLTVERWFTAWSPDLLWVFVAAFGVFFYMAGVRRLRSEQPWPMLRIVSWIAAMALLLWTTSGPIAVYGDYLISMRLLLLALLSLVIPLLLSSAAPLTLAIAAIRPRKDESRGIREWILQAAESPVARLALHPVFAATLFAGSLWVVHYTDLLRWSLYDQLGYEWLITHLLLTGCVLVAALFRTEESAPQLSRQWLLSTLIALTLVSALFAVAIITRSDLMVSEWFGAMGRTWGLTPMQDQAVGGIIALSIGGTLAALTAVMVIRWKHSNPRTDTDVLQVSRKDIHA
- a CDS encoding copper resistance CopC family protein, which translates into the protein MTARKAPWSAGAIIALAALSAISGPTPAAFAHDNLLEASPAADETVTELDEVILTFSGELVDFSRASFAQIQDPDGLFYESTCSTIDRNILSTAVELGEPGIYSVVWNAVSSDGHPISEGYEFTYAPSGDVEPALGWDLPACGNEDSRAQPGASAPEPTTDTDVTASPEASPSALPDQGDESVGIVIPIIIGAVIVGVGIVSISLMVGQIRKRRARD
- a CDS encoding M23 family metallopeptidase produces the protein MTILTAVSGLITAFALPSYAAMPTDIENQTLQQIGATAAQSLVVASDVSVPPLIRGSFSATTPEEIAQKKAAEAASTRANAQLATARFEFSMVTPGSGVVRWPLGGPFTLGDGFGARGGVHMGTDMLAAGGTPVFASVDGVVRISQDSYSAYGVAVVLESVVNGQRVRTIYPHMQTGSRQVAVGQKVSAGQLIGLVGSTGRSTANHLHFEVYIEGTAVDSLAWLQANAG
- a CDS encoding M23 family metallopeptidase; translated protein: MNEKTKDPVAAAAEECGCAPTLAERDSLWKKDVSRRGAFGLGVLGVAALAAFGFSSGISVAYAASYPSWDDVQRAKNNEAAKTAEITRINGLIQSLTQKVAETQAAAKTASDEFYTAQQEYFASITEAESLQSQADEQAEIADASARKAGQVAAQLYRDGGDDTVLKLFFAGSAANADELLSRLGTMDKLLEYNQSVYDEAISARNSAQSLTDQAKVGRDERDRLQQVAEQKMVAAQDAAAAAQVALDEQAANLETMKAQLAALKDTTTQTVSDYQAGVAARAAEEKARRAREAAEAAANAGGNSGGGGAGGSPGWVRPHGGARSSSYGPRTPICGSQGCSSSYHYGADLANGCGAAIYAANSGTVDYAGPNGNYGNYIRIQHGGGVSTGYAHIKPGGIIVRSGQWVSSGQVIAYAGDTGRSFGCHLHFEVYINGGYTNPVRFMEARGVYV
- a CDS encoding cytochrome c oxidase assembly protein, with amino-acid sequence MTDAILPFFPEWFRFDPTGASPIVAVAALLLCGWYVHGAIWMWTHRRRWAVPRTIAFVLGCALMFMIATFGVNRYASVSLTALMFQQITAMTVIPPLLIAGSPGRLLLRSTPHHGAGRLVLRAAHAGLRSRWARALLHPLMPIVIALAVFPALYLTDLISLVMATRVGADLLLAFFLVAGIVAAVPLWSSDPLPRAPSFPARLVDIFVEIQIHAVLGLILIRAGTPLLAAYTTPQQGVDPAYDQAIGGMLLWTYAELPLLIVLIVCLSRWHSRDRRRARLNESQEDAELEAYNAYLEQIDQKNRSR